A genomic stretch from Primulina huaijiensis isolate GDHJ02 chromosome 14, ASM1229523v2, whole genome shotgun sequence includes:
- the LOC140956774 gene encoding F-box protein At2g27310-like, protein MSSSSSTTAANHGGGTPITAFHSDIIRSHILNRLDGSTLASTSCASGQLLTLCNDDHLWREICNSNWPSTTDPRVRDVISGFSSGYRSFYSDSFPAVRHQNSAKRTKKRSLPGTSTELISAVDIYCDEKLIYSKVMVTETHSGWFTYSPFRLDLLDPKETVPTPLAFDGENGNGMEIASNRLRVSWVLIDPAKNRAVNVASLKAVDARRHWLNEEVHIRFAIIAAGGDGELVQCAVMVTCGGSEGEEMHVRDVYMQVEDMEGKIVCGMKSLGILREAMEGQRCKSSRRMEKEKYEMFVKMKIESMERKQRRERSLDMAFIATGVSIFLAILILLLNRS, encoded by the coding sequence ATGTCATCCTCCTCATCCACCACCGCCGCCAATCACGGCGGAGGAACTCCGATCACCGCGTTCCATTCAGATATAATTCGATCCCATATATTGAACAGGCTCGATGGCTCCACCCTCGCCTCCACCAGCTGCGCTTCCGGTCAGTTGCTTACTTTGTGCAACGACGATCATCTCTGGAGGGAGATTTGCAACTCTAATTGGCCATCCACCACCGACCCACGTGTCCGGGATGTCATCTCCGGCTTCTCATCCGGCTATCGTTCGTTCTACTCCGACTCCTTCCCCGCAGTCCGCCACCAAAACTCCGCCAAGAGAACCAAGAAACGGAGTCTTCCGGGCACGTCGACTGAATTAATCTCTGCAGTGGATATTTACTGTGATGAAAAGTTAATATACTCTAAAGTCATGGTTACGGAGACTCATTCAGGCTGGTTCACCTATTCGCCTTTCAGGCTAGATCTTTTAGACCCCAAAGAAACAGTTCCAACGCCTCTGGCATTCGACGGAGAGAATGGAAACGGCATGGAAATCGCATCCAATCGCCTGAGAGTGAGCTGGGTTCTAATCGACCCCGCCAAGAATCGGGCGGTGAACGTGGCCAGCCTAAAGGCCGTGGATGCGCGTCGGCACTGGCTAAACGAGGAAGTACATATTCGTTTCGCCATTATTGCTGCCGGAGGCGACGGCGAGCTTGTTCAATGTGCCGTGATGGTCACTTGCGGTGGCAGCGAAGGCGAGGAGATGCACGTGAGGGATGTTTACATGCAGGTGGAGGACATGGAGGGAAAGATTGTGTGCGGGATGAAGAGTTTGGGAATTTTACGGGAAGCCATGGAAGGGCAGAGATGCAAAAGTAGCCGAAGAATGGAGAAAGAGAAGTATGAAATGTTTGTGAAGATGAAGATAGAGAGTATGGAGAGAAAACAGAGGAGAGAAAGGAGTTTGGATATGGCGTTCATAGCCACAGGAGTTTCCATTTTCTTGGCTATTTTGATACTTCTTCTGAATAGATCATGA